A genomic window from Providencia alcalifaciens includes:
- the tssF gene encoding type VI secretion system baseplate subunit TssF has product MDDLTLRYYDAEMRYLREAAKEFAQAHPDRAALLDLDKAGIPDPFVERLFEGFAFSMGQLRQKIDDDLPELTEGLVSLLWPHYLQTIPSLSVVELAPDIHDMKLSSVIPANFEVLSRPIGEKKTVCRYRTTRDLTLNPITLSTVNLTTEPDGRSVIRLRFDCTKLVDWKQSPLGAISFYLAGDVPTTYALHLALTKQVAATYIRLPSSPDRVRLPLWFSPGGFAEEDQLWPKGDSTFSGYQLLLEYFSFREKFFFVNLNGLGEIQLPEGLSHFELEIVLDTLWDSDIPLSRDNLKLHSVPVINLFNIEADPLTVNGLESEYLLRPRRLQDGHTEIYAVDMVHGTRRGEHIHYVPFSSFRHRGGMLRRNAPEHYYHTRVKRGVSGLHDTWLILGGEREQPTAALESETLSLQLTGTNGQLPRKALQSTLLDRTEETLQTQLQVRNLCKPTLPCYPPAEDRFHWRVLSHLGASFLNMMDNVEVLRGTLALYDWREDDLNSRKLDAMIHVEQHLIERFEKGFLQRGIAIDITLDSNGFNGEGDIHLFGEMLNRFFALYTDVHLFNQLTLHILPTGNSLTWTENHPQ; this is encoded by the coding sequence ATGGATGATTTAACCCTTCGCTATTATGATGCAGAAATGCGTTATTTACGCGAAGCTGCGAAAGAGTTCGCCCAAGCTCACCCCGACCGGGCGGCACTATTGGATTTAGACAAAGCCGGCATTCCCGACCCTTTTGTTGAGCGATTATTTGAAGGTTTTGCCTTTTCGATGGGGCAACTTCGCCAAAAAATTGATGATGATTTACCTGAATTAACAGAAGGATTGGTCAGCCTACTTTGGCCTCATTATTTACAAACCATCCCTTCACTATCGGTGGTTGAACTTGCACCGGATATTCACGATATGAAATTATCGTCGGTGATCCCAGCCAATTTTGAAGTGCTTTCACGCCCGATTGGCGAGAAAAAAACCGTTTGTCGTTACCGCACCACACGGGATTTAACCTTAAACCCCATTACGCTATCCACAGTGAATTTAACCACTGAGCCTGATGGACGTTCCGTGATCCGATTACGCTTCGATTGCACAAAACTGGTCGATTGGAAACAGAGCCCTCTTGGCGCCATTTCCTTTTATTTGGCGGGTGACGTCCCAACCACTTACGCCCTGCATCTGGCTCTCACTAAGCAGGTCGCAGCGACCTATATTCGTTTACCGTCATCCCCTGACCGCGTTCGTTTACCGCTGTGGTTTTCTCCCGGTGGATTTGCCGAAGAAGACCAACTGTGGCCCAAAGGAGATAGCACCTTTAGTGGCTACCAGTTATTGCTGGAGTATTTTTCTTTTCGCGAAAAGTTTTTCTTCGTCAACTTAAACGGACTTGGCGAAATTCAATTACCCGAAGGATTAAGTCACTTTGAGCTGGAAATTGTGCTCGATACCCTGTGGGATAGCGACATTCCATTAAGTCGCGATAACCTAAAACTGCACAGTGTTCCGGTGATCAACCTATTCAATATTGAAGCTGACCCACTCACCGTTAACGGGTTAGAAAGTGAATATTTACTGCGTCCCCGCCGCCTACAAGACGGGCACACTGAAATTTACGCTGTCGATATGGTTCATGGCACAAGGCGAGGTGAGCACATTCACTATGTTCCATTCAGCAGTTTTCGCCATCGGGGCGGTATGTTGCGCCGCAATGCACCAGAACACTACTACCATACTCGCGTTAAGCGCGGGGTCAGCGGGTTGCATGATACGTGGCTAATTTTAGGGGGAGAACGCGAACAGCCGACTGCCGCCCTTGAAAGTGAAACCTTATCTTTGCAATTAACCGGCACTAACGGGCAACTTCCACGCAAAGCGCTACAAAGTACATTACTCGACAGAACCGAAGAAACGCTACAAACCCAATTGCAGGTTCGCAATTTATGCAAGCCAACCCTACCTTGCTATCCTCCAGCCGAAGACCGTTTCCATTGGCGCGTTCTTAGTCACCTTGGCGCCAGTTTCCTCAATATGATGGACAACGTAGAAGTATTACGCGGCACATTGGCGCTCTATGACTGGCGAGAGGATGATTTAAACAGCCGCAAACTCGATGCCATGATCCATGTTGAACAGCATCTTATTGAGCGTTTCGAAAAAGGCTTTTTACAGCGCGGTATTGCCATCGATATCACTCTTGATAGCAACGGATTTAACGGTGAAGGTGATATTCATCTCTTTGGTGAAATGCTCAACCGCTTTTTCGCACTTTATACCGACGTGCATCTATTTAACCAATTGACTCTCCATATTTTACCAACAGGAAATAGCCTCACATGGACAGAGAATCATCCTCAGTAA
- the tssG gene encoding type VI secretion system baseplate subunit TssG: MDRESSSVNQLFDALGERLPRVNFYRFCQLLEQSNKQRPPLGSTQDPRTDVIRFRPHRGMGFPVTEIKGIDIEDRYRDSNTPSIRTTFLGLYGVTSPLPTAYLDDIAQQREGTESLTDFLDIFNHRLTTQFYRIWRKYSYPATFSAGGEDETSQYLYGLIGLGIPGTAQHVQAPLSRFLALLGTLRFPTRTAEGVASLVKLLAPDTHVKIKPHDPRRIEQVTQTGLSCKTPMTLTNKPVLGQYSTDVNSQILITLRTDNFDEARNWLPDGQLYQDLMALLHVYLGSRVNARLCLKLPRKLLPNATLSAQSHQGVQLGRTAAMGTLIPNAPHREHIITLNLGRYQRLSATSHSTPPSQYANYRF; this comes from the coding sequence ATGGACAGAGAATCATCCTCAGTAAATCAGCTTTTTGATGCGCTAGGGGAGCGTCTACCACGGGTTAACTTCTATCGGTTTTGCCAACTGCTAGAACAGAGTAATAAACAGCGCCCGCCACTGGGTAGCACCCAAGACCCGAGAACAGATGTTATCCGGTTTCGTCCCCATCGTGGGATGGGTTTTCCTGTCACCGAAATTAAAGGCATCGACATTGAAGACCGCTACCGAGATAGCAACACACCCAGCATTCGAACCACCTTTTTAGGGTTATATGGCGTCACATCGCCGTTACCCACCGCCTACCTCGATGACATCGCGCAGCAACGGGAAGGAACTGAATCGCTCACGGATTTTTTGGATATTTTTAACCATCGGCTCACCACGCAGTTTTACCGTATTTGGCGAAAATATTCCTATCCAGCGACCTTTTCCGCAGGTGGCGAAGACGAAACTTCCCAGTATTTGTATGGATTAATTGGCTTGGGGATCCCTGGCACTGCCCAACATGTGCAAGCGCCTTTATCCCGCTTTCTCGCCTTACTGGGTACGTTACGTTTTCCAACGCGCACCGCAGAAGGCGTTGCATCTCTCGTTAAATTACTGGCGCCTGACACTCATGTAAAAATCAAACCCCATGACCCACGGCGTATCGAGCAAGTAACTCAAACAGGGCTATCGTGCAAAACACCGATGACCTTAACCAACAAGCCGGTTTTAGGTCAGTATTCTACCGATGTCAACAGCCAAATTTTGATTACCTTACGGACAGATAACTTTGATGAAGCCCGCAATTGGCTGCCTGACGGACAGCTCTATCAAGATTTAATGGCGCTGTTGCATGTCTACCTAGGGTCAAGAGTCAATGCGCGTCTTTGTCTCAAATTACCCAGAAAGTTGCTCCCTAACGCAACGTTAAGCGCGCAATCTCACCAAGGTGTTCAACTGGGACGTACAGCCGCAATGGGCACATTAATCCCTAATGCCCCTCACCGAGAACACATTATTACCTTAAATTTGGGGCGCTATCAGCGATTATCGGCAACATCACACTCTACGCCGCCCTCACAGTATGCTAATTATCGATTCTAA
- the tssJ gene encoding type VI secretion system lipoprotein TssJ: MKQLPLLPFCGKTLVLLTALNLTGCGLTQMVSDGTRNAANAIFYKQVKVVHLDFVAREALNTDDTGASLSTIIRVYQLKDTESFDESDYASLFAKDSQVLKSSLVVQKDLRIRPGESISLDMPLEEGAEFVAVAVMFHHPDLITDDWRVVIPKKRLLPDDPRLLTLADNSMTLKPLGEK; encoded by the coding sequence ATGAAACAACTCCCTTTATTGCCATTTTGCGGTAAAACATTGGTGCTTCTGACTGCATTAAACCTCACCGGATGTGGGCTCACTCAAATGGTCAGCGATGGTACTCGCAATGCCGCAAACGCAATATTTTATAAGCAAGTAAAAGTCGTCCATCTTGATTTCGTGGCGCGTGAAGCACTCAATACCGATGATACAGGCGCATCGCTGTCCACCATCATTCGCGTATATCAATTAAAAGATACGGAAAGCTTTGATGAGAGTGATTACGCGTCGTTATTTGCCAAAGATAGCCAAGTACTCAAATCCTCTCTCGTAGTCCAAAAAGATTTACGCATTCGCCCAGGTGAGTCGATTTCCCTCGATATGCCCCTTGAAGAAGGCGCTGAATTTGTTGCCGTTGCGGTGATGTTCCATCACCCTGACCTTATTACCGACGACTGGCGCGTAGTGATCCCCAAAAAACGGTTACTACCGGATGACCCACGCTTGCTCACTCTCGCGGATAACTCCATGACCTTAAAACCACTTGGAGAAAAATAG
- the tssE gene encoding type VI secretion system baseplate subunit TssE yields the protein MSQPSLYEMLTGYFSGGLDIDAIPEHDQVMVSVMDNIRRILNARAGSIEHLPDYGLPDMSKMIQGLPGTAHNMMTILSATLLKYEPRIKSLSLVLLPQNSFGALHYALEVELHEQGLIRYGTEFMPDGRILVHHLKKQFDTI from the coding sequence ATGTCCCAACCTTCATTATATGAAATGTTAACGGGTTATTTTTCGGGAGGACTGGATATCGATGCTATACCAGAACATGACCAAGTGATGGTGTCTGTGATGGACAATATTCGCCGTATTCTCAACGCCAGAGCGGGCAGCATCGAGCACCTTCCCGACTACGGGCTACCTGATATGAGTAAAATGATCCAAGGTCTCCCCGGCACCGCTCACAATATGATGACCATTTTATCGGCAACGTTACTCAAGTATGAGCCTCGCATCAAATCACTCTCTTTAGTGTTATTACCGCAAAACAGCTTTGGGGCGCTTCATTATGCCCTTGAGGTTGAATTACATGAGCAAGGTTTGATCCGCTATGGCACTGAGTTTATGCCGGATGGGCGTATTCTCGTCCACCATCTAAAAAAACAATTCGATACGATTTAA
- a CDS encoding VasL domain-containing protein, translated as MNPDLNTLRLGGDPRTLADFAALKEELNKRFHPARPDVDWARAHGLCLSLFNQNGADLQTCAWFTLIRQHQNGIAGLNEGLSLLQHLLSRHWQGLWPQQTHARVEILATLSQQLMTGLRAHAPVYADLPALYQTEATLNQIGQLLQTLELKHLTQLERLQNLLTTQAKQLENTDVPDSGFIPPTPLQLPKTSPSSFHARTAATPISIKANATISTPASTQPSYRKGICVGLAFGIVLTGALCAGTLYVLHPKINNHVLAQALPQLPDFTPNIASILEQQLQPNAAQPNSFSPEKLKIIDNYLVKLESVSPIWSQQYGLNMVSYLTKQYGERQEVNAFNDKWQQNMQINALSNDKLQQWSEGMSKLNNLSTRLDSLDGKPRSYITGSELKTIIFNARQHFNQSVPLEEELRRLEQLQTQGSVPESEYQRIDNHFKQLLNRYALIQQNK; from the coding sequence ATGAACCCAGATTTAAACACATTGCGCCTTGGTGGCGACCCGCGCACGCTGGCTGATTTTGCCGCGCTCAAAGAAGAATTAAATAAACGCTTTCACCCTGCCCGCCCAGATGTAGACTGGGCACGTGCCCATGGGCTATGTTTGTCCTTATTCAACCAAAACGGTGCTGATTTACAAACTTGCGCATGGTTTACCTTGATCCGCCAGCATCAAAATGGCATCGCAGGGTTAAACGAAGGCTTATCTTTACTCCAACATTTACTAAGCCGCCATTGGCAAGGATTATGGCCACAACAAACCCATGCCCGGGTTGAAATTCTTGCTACGCTGAGCCAGCAACTCATGACCGGGTTACGCGCCCATGCGCCTGTTTATGCTGACCTTCCAGCACTGTATCAAACTGAAGCAACGCTCAACCAAATTGGACAATTACTGCAAACATTAGAGCTCAAACACCTCACTCAGCTGGAACGACTGCAAAACTTGCTCACCACCCAAGCCAAGCAGCTCGAAAATACCGATGTTCCCGACAGTGGTTTTATTCCACCAACGCCGCTGCAATTGCCAAAAACCTCGCCATCGTCATTTCATGCCCGTACCGCCGCAACGCCAATTTCCATCAAAGCCAATGCCACTATTAGCACTCCAGCGTCCACCCAGCCTTCTTACCGCAAAGGCATCTGTGTGGGTCTGGCTTTCGGTATTGTGCTCACAGGCGCGCTGTGTGCAGGAACTTTGTATGTTTTACACCCGAAAATCAATAACCACGTTTTAGCGCAAGCTCTTCCACAGCTCCCTGACTTTACGCCGAATATTGCCTCAATACTTGAGCAACAATTACAACCTAATGCCGCACAACCCAATAGTTTTTCCCCTGAAAAACTCAAGATAATCGATAACTACCTCGTGAAATTAGAGTCCGTCTCCCCAATTTGGTCTCAGCAGTATGGATTAAACATGGTGAGTTACCTCACTAAGCAATATGGTGAACGGCAAGAGGTAAACGCGTTTAACGATAAATGGCAGCAAAATATGCAAATTAATGCGTTATCTAACGATAAATTACAACAATGGTCTGAAGGAATGAGCAAGTTAAATAATCTCAGTACGCGCTTAGACAGTCTTGATGGTAAACCTCGCAGCTATATCACGGGGTCTGAGTTAAAAACCATTATTTTCAATGCCCGCCAGCATTTTAATCAAAGCGTTCCGTTAGAAGAAGAATTGCGCCGCCTTGAGCAACTTCAAACCCAAGGTTCCGTCCCTGAATCTGAATACCAACGGATTGATAATCATTTTAAACAGCTACTG